The following DNA comes from Miscanthus floridulus cultivar M001 chromosome 5, ASM1932011v1, whole genome shotgun sequence.
GATTATTTGGAAGCTGATCGTTACTTTGAATTGGCACATCGACTGTCGCCTTGTACGCTCGATGGAATGGACATCTATTCTACTGTTCTTTATGTAAGTGAAATTGGAGCATTGGGCTTGGCTACATTTATTGGCACATTTATCTCCAAGCTCACACGCCTCTGATGCAGCATCTGAATGAGGAAATGAGACTAAGCTACCTTGCTCAAGAGCTTATTTCCATTGATCGACTATCTCCTCAAGCATGGTATGTAGTTTTATCTCAGAGTGAAAATGTTGGGGCCTTTTCTTGCCACAGTATTTcgattttatttttaaaatccaTCTTGTAAcactttttgtgtgtgtgtgtgtgtgtgtgtgtgtgtgtgttggggggggggggggggggggggggggggggggatggggATAGGTTATTGTTCTTGGTTTTGACTATTTAGATGCAATCTTGGTGTCATTGCAGTGCAAAACACCTAGATGTGTCTAGGCCACAATCATAAGCCTTTAGTCTGAAAGCTGGGTCCTCATGTTTCATTTTCTAATGTATCTGTCTGGAATGTGCAACAGGTGTGCAGTGGGCAATTGCTTTGCCTTGAGGAAAGATCATGAGACTGCTTTGAAGAATTTTCAACGTTCAGTACAGCTTGACTCAAGATTTGCATATGCTCACACTCTATGTGGTCATGAGTATGTTGTGGCTCTCATAAATATTCTATATGTTTCTATTTTCATGCTCCAGATCTTAACTGGTGCAAATCTGAAGCTACATCCTGAAAATTCATGTTCGAGGCAATCATTTCAAAATTTCTAATTGAACCCCATTCCTTTAAACTGTAGGTATTCTGCATTGGAGGATTATGAGAATAGTATCAAATTCTACCGGTGTGCACTGCAGGTAGATGAAAGGCACTACAATGCCTGGTATGGCCTTGGGGTGGTGTATCTTCGCCAGGAAAAGTTTGAGTTTGCTGAGCATCATTTCAGAAGGGCATTTCAGATAAATCCTCGCTCTTCTGTTCTCATGTGCTATCTTGGGATGGCGTTGCATTCTCTTAAGGTTGGTATCATTGATCGACAACAATAGACTACTCCCTCTGATTccaaatataggttgttgtagtCTAAAAATTACTTACATATGGAATAGGATGGAATACTTCTCTATTTCTGTTTTCCCCTTCAAAATCTTAACTGGACAATGATTAAATGAACCTTCTGTCTGGATTCAAACTTGTCAGAGGAACGAGGAGGCATTGGAAATGATGGAGAAAGCTATAGCAGCTGATAAAAAGAATCCACTGCCCAAGTATCAGAAGGCCTTAATCCTTCTAGGTCTTCAGAAGTATCAAGAAGCTCTGGATGAGTTGGAGCGGCTAAAGGAGATTGCACCTCATGAGAGCAGTATGTATGCACTGATGGGAAAGATTTACAAGCAACTCAATATCCTTGACAAAGCTGTTTTCTGCTTTGGCATTGCCCTGGATTTGAAACCTCCTGCTGctgatcttgctataattaaggTATAGCACAATCTCATTTTCCATATCCCTCCTACCGCTATCCAccctgtttttctgtttttaattTGTCTTTGTATCTTCGTGCAGTGGTGAGGCAATCATTGCTAGTTGAACTGTTACCTTATAAATTGCCATTAAGTGGAATTCATCTGTTATCACTATTCTACTGTTCATGTTATATGGACACCATTTGCGATTGACTCACTCTGTTCCAAAATATAGGTTGTTTTGATTCATCCTAAGTCGAGTTTCTATAGCTGTGACCAAGTTTTCAGGGAAacaaactttgaccaagtttattggAAAAATATTGACATCTAACAATATGAAATAAAGAAATATATCATGGTGGATTTAATGAACTAAATTGATATTGTAGACATTGGtccatttttctataaacttggtgaaACTTAGTTAAGTTTGACTTAGGGAAAAACTAAAATGGCCTACATTTTGGAACGGAGGAATGAATAACTCTGATTTGCTTGTCTGATGTTTGGCAGTCCGCAATGGAGAAAGTACATCTCCCTGATGAACTGGTGGAGGATGACCTGTAAGTTCGCTCAAGCACAGTGAGAAAGGAACATTTACTTCGGGTCCATGATGTTCTGCTTATGCTTCGTGTTCCTGGCCTGCTTGGGCTTCTCAAGTGGAACTCAGATCTTGGAGCTGTACCATTAACCATCCAGTTTTGTAGATTTAGTTGTAGCCTATAATCAGAGAACACATGCGCAGAAGCTGCAGTAGTTTAGGACTCTGTACAAGTTGAGCGTTGGCAAAATGACGCCTGTACCATTATACAGTTGTGATATTAACAAAACACATCCTTGTCAAATAACGGAAATAATCAAAGGATGAGGATCCTGCTGATTCAAGCAGATTGTTTGTCGCATCTACCAacatttaggccccgtttggttcAAAGGATTTTCACAGGAAAAGTGAAGAAAACAGAAACGGAGGAAAGGAATGGAAGAAGATCGTTTGGAACGGAGGAAACAACGACACCTTTCCTTTGGAATACTGTAGCTAGATGCTGATTTCACAGGAAAGAAAGAATCCGCTCTGACCCCTTGTTTTCTCTTCCTTCGTGGATGCCCGAGGCAACTTGCGGCAACAACAGAGGCAACTTGCGGCAGTTAAGAGTAATTAGTACTCATATTTGCCTAACATGTTACAATTCCTATGTTAtaaattcctgtgttccaaataACCTAAATTTTCTGTTCCTGTGTTTTGAAATCTCGTAGTTTTTCACTTTTCATCATATCTTATTCCTATGTTTTTTCCTATTCCTGTGTTTTgaattcctttgttccaaacaggccctttaaAGGTGTCGCATTCAAAGGTTGAAAACATTTCTGCGCAAGTAAATCGATTTGGAGAGGGCGGAGGAAAAGAGGATGTTTCTGCGAGTCAGCCTCTCCTCCCACTGTAACTGACGTGGAGGTAGGGATAAAACTAGGCTTTGTGTGCCAGCAAAGTACCTTCCGTTCTCTTGCTAGTAGCCTGTATCATTGCTGCATATCCTGGCATTATTAAGAAATTATTCAAAGGAGAATGTTACAGTGATGATAGACATATGCAGGTCATTGACCAGGTCATTGCAGGTGTCTCCTTATAATATGCCCATGGACATATGCCACCAACCAATAAAATGATTAGTCAAAAAAATAATTAGTCAAAAAAATAAACATGCTTGCTAAATGAAATGTTAAGGGGTCTGATTTTACCACAATAAACCTAACTCgttttttttagcttttttttacgGGGGCCTTGTTATTGAACCAATAGGCTCGACAACATTGCGAGCTACCAACTGTTTAACAAACTCTGGGAGGGGGTTACACAAGACTCACCGGGGTCTCAACTGAAACCAAGACTGCCAAGTTCATGTGCAGCGAGTTACAAACTCTAGGAATTAAAATGACCTCGCTACACACACGAAGTGGTCATGCTTCACTACATCTCTTGACAACATCCCACTGGCAGCCAAGTCCACAGATGACGAGAGAATAGCTTGTTTCAGCAAAGAGGAGTCCATCCCGCGGTATCCCTTGATCAGTCGCCATTTCTAGCGTCCTCACACAAGCCATTGTCTTTGCTGTGAGCACGTCCTGCAGTCCTGCACCGCCCCCAGACGTCGACCTTTGCCACAATTGTATCCCCTCAGTGATCTCTGATGATGAAACCCAGCCACCACTTTTTGTCGCCTAAATGAAAGCTCCATCAGAATTGATCTTCAGTTGGCCCAAAGGCGGGGCTGTCCACTGCGTTACGTACGGGTTTACTGCTCCTTCCCGCCACTAGTTTGTCCTCCTTCCTAAGGTCCTCATTCATGTTTAGGACGTCTCCAACTATCTCTCTACTCGACTGCCCTCTCTCCCCCTTATATTCATTTTATTTTATTGCGCACACTCCATTTCCATAGGAAAATCGTAGTTTTGAGACGCTCGTCTTCTTTCAGTAGCAGCACCTCCTGAGCAAACTCCATGTCGACGGCCTCAACAAAAGCCTTTGTCTGGCCGATTCAAGGAAACGTCCATGTCGACAATGCATTGCGTCCATGTCCTTCCATTCGGTTTTGCTTGAAATAATGGTATGGATGATGCACGTCATGATGTGTACGTAACTATTAGTAGCTATAGGTTTAGCTCATGCAGCTTGAGATGAGGTTGAAGATTGTGGATGCCGGTGGTACTAGGATTTCAAACGGGCCTGTTCGGCTGCCCTTCTTGGCATGCTGGTATAGATTTCAGCTATTCAACTAGAGCGAATCAAGCCTGCTGGCGGCTTCCACCCTTAAAATATGGCTAGTTCTATCCTAACAACTAGATTATTGAGGTCATTTTCTATATATTTTATACTCCGTTAGTACGAAAAAGAATGCCCTCACAAACCCGGTTCCTTCACCCGGCAGACACAAAGCTTAACCCAGATCGACTAATAATAGATCGAACAAGAATAGACCACGAGCAGCTCAGCCATCACTCGTCTACTCGcaaatggttttttttttctctactCTCTTCGTTGCAAATTTTAAGATGCTTTGATTTTCTTGATATATTTCTTTTACTATATAACTGTCATAACTAGACATAGTGTATGTCTAAATccatagcaaaagttatgtatctaaaaTACCAAAACATCTTTTCATTACTAATAACAAACTGGGCCGTTCGGAGATGTCAATGGTAATTAAGATACTATAATCGGCCATCACCTGACTTCACCTGAATTCCCTCCAAACTCGAAGAAGAAACAGGTTCTTTGTTCACATTATGTGGTACCCACTGGACAAAGTGCAGAAATACCGATGCAAAACGCTATTCCTAATGTATTGGCTTCACCTGCAAAACCTAACTGGCCAACATGACATTCTGGTAACATAAGCAAATTAATCAACCATGAAATAAAAAATACAACCATTAGGTTGATAATAAAGTCACGATCTGCCACCATCACAAGGCAGGCAACCAGAAGACAAGCAGGACTCGGAAGAAACATGTCCAAACGGCAGCATTTTTAATAGTAAGAGTAAATATCCAGAACTCCAGCTCGAAACTAACAGAAACAGCTTTGTTCACATCACCAAACTTAAACAAAAATGCCTGTTGCAGGACTACAGGTAACCCAAGGATAAATGCCATAGCACAAGTACTGATCGCCTCATAATGTAGCACTACTTTGATGGGACTAAACTCTACTCGtcatcctcatcgtcatcatcggcaGCACCGGAGTTGAGTTGGTTGAGCCTTTCAACAAGGCTAGCCTTCCTCTGCTCATATGTCAGCTTCTTGGGGTTGTACCTGAAACACACAGAAGGTAAGGGCAGAGCAAATGATAGAATTATGGTTACCATATATAGTGTATAGATATAAAAAATAAGGAGGGTAGCTAGTATACCTCTTGTGCTCCATTGGtggctgcttggttgacttgacCACGGAAGGATCAGCACGGATCGCAGCATGGACCTTCTTGTACAGAGCTTCCATGTCCTCAGCCTCAATTCCCTTCTTAATGTACTCACAGAAGTGAGCCTGGTACTTCTCTGGCTCCTCTTCAGCAAGGTTCTGGGACATAAAGAAAGAATTAGTCAGCCTCTAGTCTAATATTGTCGTGATGTAGGCCGGTCAACAATTTCTGAAATAAACTTACAAGGGAACAAAGGAAAAGAAATGTGTGGTGTGAAAAAGCAAGCACAACTCACCTTCATGTAGTCAGCAACATGGCCACCATAGATGTACTTGCGGTGGATATCAGCATCCAGctgcttgtcatccttcttgaaACCAGCAAATCGCTTCTCACTGTGCGGAATATCCAAGCCACCATCCAAAGCTCCCTGCAGCAACAAAATACAACAAATGTTAAAAAGCCCGGTCACCATAAGAGATGACTTATACAGCAAGCTCATGTAAAAAAATGATTATTCTTGATGAGCTAACTACAAACAATCATCCCAATATAACATCATGATATCAGAAGGAAGATATACATACCTTGAGGGCACCAAAGACACGGTTCCCTGTTGTAGTCCTGACAAGGCCAACATCCAAGAGAGCACGGAAAGGCCTCCTCTCATCAGCAGGCTCAACAGAGAAGTCCTCGCCAGTGGCCTGATGAATGAACAAAGAGAAACATTATAAATGCCCAACCAATGCAacatcagcaaaaaaaaaaagattaaatCTTTGGCCAAATCTTACCTCAACATTGCCCTCGTACTCCTGATCCAAACCACGGATCTTGAGCACACGGCGAGCCAACAGAAGGCCAGTGCAGTAGGCTACAAGATGGGTGTAAGCAGTTGAATTAGAGAACATACAAATACATCAAGGTATAATATGCAATTTACAGATTgtttccagaaaaaaaaaataccaGCTGCATAGTTGGTCAGACCAACTTCAAGACCATATCGTGGCAACTCATGCGAGTAGGCAGAAGCAAGAACCATATCACCCGCTATACTAGCAGAGATGATTTGTGCTGTGATGTCCTTGTTGGTCTAGAAGATCTAGTTAAGAGGATACAATACATGTCTCTAGAGCTCAAAGTACCATAGTAATAGGAAGAAGCTATATTAACAAAGATAAAAAGGAATCAAAGGATACAAATCTCACAACAAATCtgtatttgggtgtattgtacttgttctTATCCTGGTTAATCAGCCTTATCCTGGCCCTGTAGTCTGTCTTACCAGCTGCAAAGAAGGTCAATAGAAACAGACTATCAAACACACAGGAAATACAAAATAATAATGCAAGCATCAAGTGAGCAGACTAAACATACCGCGCCTTCTCTTGAACTTCACTTGGAAACGCTTGGAGTACGCACTGGTCTTCTGCGTCTTGACAAAACCACCCTGGAGAGATAACCAAAAGGCACATAAATACACAGATGTGCTTGAGCATTGAAAACCGTCAAGGATTCATACAACGGAATTAACTAAGTTACCAACCAAAAATTGTTCAGCAAGTGCCTGATAATCAAACAATGCAGAAAATGCATATTTATCAAGAGTCACAGCTGAGTTAACAATAAAAATGCAATATAGATGACGAAAACAATCCATCAATATCCCAATACTTGTCTAGGAACCGGTGAGACCATTAAGATAGCGATCGCGGCGCATCAACAACATTAATAGACAGAAATCCGCAAAGTTTTACACAGGTATAAAAACAATTAAATCCACTCTAGTGTACAGATCTACTAAACCTAACAAGTTGTTTTTTCCAGAACAATTGAATCCTGTGAAGGAAAGGAGACTCGTAAACCCTGGAACGAATAAGAAACAGCGAAATGACATACATTCAACAATAGATCCTCACGTGAACATACGGTCACAAACGCACTATATAGCAGATGCAATAACCGCTAAACCAAAGGACTAGCTAGAAGCAGCGGGCCATTTAGTCAATTGGGCAGAAGGATCCGAAGCCCTCCCTTCGTCCAAACATTTTTTTTGTtagcatccaagaaaatataacgCAAGGCCCATCCAATTCAACTTCTTCTACCTAAACATCGATCTCAAGCGGCCACAAGTGTAGCCTGCCGCCAGCCAGCGTGCTCACCCATCGCCACGCTAACCCAACGCGGCGGCGACCTATGCCCTTGCCGCTCCGGTCCCTCCACTAGTGAATGAACCTACCAAACTAAACGCTAGTTGCACAAGCACGGACGCAGCAATCGATTCAAGAAGCAGGAACGTAGCGGAAGGGCTCGAGATCTTACCATCTCGGTCGCCTGCGGTGGATGTGGACGCggcagctgcggcggcggcgtctcCTGGCGGGCGAGAGGGTGGGAGCTGCGGGTGAAGGGAAGGGTTTATAAGGGCGGCCCCTCCTTCCCTTTTAACTCTGGAGAAACCCTAGCCGGTGGACGGATGGATAGCGTCTTGGCGCTGGGATGGATGGCCAAGATCGGTTTGAGCGTGCTGCTGGAAAATGGGCCTTTCGTCGGTGTTGGTGGGCTAGAATATAGAGAGGTTCGATGAGTAACGAGTTAATGGATTGATGGGCCTGTTATTTCTACTGGTACACATTTTCCTTTTTCTCACTCCTTTATAAATTACTAGGTAGCTTGtccatgcgttgctacgggatagctaatATTTTGTACTAAAAATATATAGATCGCGCGATAAGATaaaaatactgtaaaaattaaataccaacgttaaagtgacatttaatccaaaaagcaaagtttataaaattaacacagtcacggagtgcgcggcgtcgtaggctcacaaactctactttatagacattttcgtgatgcggctaagataatgttttatattggctggaagaaatctccgatatccatttctttcgtgcgccaataaatccacgaataagtttcgCCGCATCTACATACCATCATGTACacatgttcgagtatatatgtcaatattagtgcatgtcgcatgggtaatactgtgtctcttgaaaaatcttctacaaaaacttaaaacaaagtgttatactcaccgtataaatatgtgtggcttttggtctattccacgcagacatatactgtagaataaggtatccacttaaGTGTCTGTGGCAAGATTCACGATCAGCAATATGTAGAAATAATTAAATCATAGATATTATTATTGAAAGCGATGGTGACTCTGAGTTGGTTACCCATCTATGTCCTCTACGATGTTTTCTTTCCGTTTAAATCTTCATTTGAAGACATCATCTTTCTATCCAGAAATATGTTTATTCACTGCGGCCGTGTAGTTGAAGCTAAATCCAAAAGTGTACTTGACATACATCAGCGTCAAAAAAttgtcttacttttgttcttttcAACTGTCGGAGATTGTAGTTTTGCAAGAGCAGTTTAGTTTGCTTCTCCTCTAGCTATCAAAATCTGATTTCCTGCAAGGCTCTTGGTCTGAGATTTTACACTATATTTGCAGTGACCTACTGACCTGAGTTATTCTGATCTGATGATAATGATATTGAAAAGAAAAGTGGCCTATCCACTCTATCAGTTTTCAGGGAAAGGCTGTGCAAAAGGCAAAGCTCAATACAAAGCTTGCGTCCTTGAACAACAAATATCTTGTAAGGTTTCAGAATCCTTGAAGCAATAGTCACTATGAACGACGTGGTTCCCTTTCTAGCTGTTGTTGCAGGTCTGACGCCTCATACATCAATGCCAGGAGACTGGTCTAGGCATTTATAGAACATATCGTGGTTTCCAGTCCCCTTGTAGATTACACGTTCAGGCAAAAACTTCTCAGGCTAATTCTCCCCTTCATGTGGAGGCCTGTAGCCTTTTCCTCGGTCTCCATCTTATTTCAAGCAAAAACTTCTCAGGATAATTCCCCCCTTCACGCGGGAGGCCTTTAGCCTTTTCCTCGGTCTCCATCTTATTATCGACTCATTGCAGGTTCATGAATGTGATTTCCTTGCTGATAGTTCTGAACTCATCACCTGTATGAAAGAACATTGTGATATTACTCTAGACTGGAGAAAAGGCACATCATGGTTATGAACATAAGAGGAAATTTATACCACATTCCTACAGAAAAGAACTCTATAACTGACCAATTAGCAAGAAATGCTATACTTCTATAAGACTGACAGCCCTAGTGTCTGATGTTCTAACTTGAATCATTGTGGTGACTGTCCACTAAAAGTAAAACTCTGTAACTGACCACTAAGAGCTGATCTTTGATCTAGCCTCCCCCATCCCCACCCCCCTCCACACacacaaaagaagaagaaaaaacatcCCTTCAAATCACGACACAGCAGTGATGACACCAATGCAAGAAGCTAGGAGGAATTCCTTGTGtgtcattaaaaaagatcgtaataTCCTGTGTGTCTctggaaaagttcagcggtcttcagcgccactgctctaacttttttgtgccctccatgccactgccatcaatttaggctctaacgccgtcaaactgcaggtgtgaaaagtaaaAAATATCCTtatgtctaaatatgtcattaattttttttgggcatcttaacgactttaaatgaaaaaagtcaaaactagaaagttgtagatctcgtcgagatatataattttcatataaaaattatctttatttaattccgcaaaaaaaatataattaatatatcttagaaaaatcatatctttttttgcggaattaaatgaaattaatttttatatgaaaattatagatctcgacgagatctataactttctagttttgagttttttcatttgaagtcgttaagatgctcaaaaaaattaatgacatatttagacataagggtatttttgacttttcacacctgcagtttgacggcgttagagcccaactgacggcagtggcatggaggacacaaaaaagttggagcagtgacgctgaagaccACTGAACTTTTCCAGAGACACACAAgacattgcgatcttttttaatggtacacaGAAAATTCCCCGAGAAGTTAACCTTGTCCAGAGGGAACGGGGTGCCTGCTCAGAATCAAGCTTGCAAGTTATGTCCAGAGCCTTCATATATGATTCTATTTCTCACTCAATGTACAGTGATTCAACACCCGAGTCGTCTCCACTCTCAGCACCATCAGCGTCAGCATTCTTTTTACGGCCACCTCCATCGCCAAGAAACTCATCCCTCAGTTCACATCCACCTCGGCGGCTGCCACCAAGTTCATCCCACCCACGGCCCATGCTGGTGAACATTCTGTCCAAATTTGCCTTCTGCGGGGTGATCATGAGCAGCTCCTCCAGCTTCCGTCTTGCAGCATGTATTGCATTCGGCTCAACAAGTTCCCCTTTGTAATACGCCTCCCTGAGGAACACTGTATGCAGCTTCCCCTGATTCCCCCTCGTGGATATGTAAAATATGCCCTGGTACTTCAGCAAGAACTCCTTGATCTTCTTGGGCACACTGAGTGCATCGCGGAACAGTGCAAGGCGCTCCAATGTGGTGCGCTTCTCAACTGTGAGCGAAAGAAGCTCATGGACAGCAGCGACCGTGCGCTTCTCCATGCGGCGTTGTGCCTCAAGCGAGCGCAGATCATGCCCCGTGACATCTGCATAGGGTGAAGCGTAGGGGAGGCGCTGCCATTTCCAAACAGCGATCCGGAAGTACTTACCGATCTTAAA
Coding sequences within:
- the LOC136455412 gene encoding protein ROOT PRIMORDIUM DEFECTIVE 1-like; protein product: MDGHIDQAVIQERVRATQEYREHRAPGSAEEDARFVFPIRFPPGFKIGKYFRIAVWKWQRLPYASPYADVTGHDLRSLEAQRRMEKRTVAAVHELLSLTVEKRTTLERLALFRDALSVPKKIKEFLLKYQGIFYISTRGNQGKLHTVFLREAYYKGELVEPNAIHAARRKLEELLMITPQKANLDRMFTSMGRGWDELGGSRRGGCELRDEFLGDGGGRKKNADADGAESGDDSGVESLYIE
- the LOC136453724 gene encoding large ribosomal subunit protein uL18z-like — its product is MGGFVKTQKTSAYSKRFQVKFKRRRAGKTDYRARIRLINQDKNKYNTPKYRFVVRFTNKDITAQIISASIAGDMVLASAYSHELPRYGLEVGLTNYAAAYCTGLLLARRVLKIRGLDQEYEGNVEATGEDFSVEPADERRPFRALLDVGLVRTTTGNRVFGALKGALDGGLDIPHSEKRFAGFKKDDKQLDADIHRKYIYGGHVADYMKNLAEEEPEKYQAHFCEYIKKGIEAEDMEALYKKVHAAIRADPSVVKSTKQPPMEHKRYNPKKLTYEQRKASLVERLNQLNSGAADDDDEDDE